A genomic region of Pelodiscus sinensis isolate JC-2024 chromosome 1, ASM4963464v1, whole genome shotgun sequence contains the following coding sequences:
- the LOC142829597 gene encoding olfactory receptor 52N4-like, protein MAAFNLTPSESLTFILIGIPGLEAAHVWISIPIFMMYIIGLLGNFTLLFVVGHEQTLHKPMYLLLCMLALIEIETTTSVVPQTLCILWFNWKGITMEGCLTQMFFFHTGSMTHSGILVTMAFDRYVAICNPLRYTIILSNARLAKLGLLVLMRAVLIYLPMPLLLWRLPFCANRIIRNTYCDHISLVKLSCGDITVNSLYGLLIGFIVSGFDLMFIALSYSLIIKAVLMSSKKAHQKALNTCTAHVSVMLMSYPPAYISIMTHRFGQGMAPHVHIILANLYFLLPPLLNPIVYGVKNKELRDKVGKYTRRR, encoded by the coding sequence ATGGCAGCTTTCAACCTCACCCCCTCTGAATCTTTAACCTTCATCCTAAttggcatccctggcctggaagctGCTCACGTCTGGATTTCCATCCCCATATTCATGATGTATATTATTGGCCTGTTGGGAAATTTCACTCTTCTCTTTGTTGTAGGCCATGAGCAGACACTACACAAGCCGATGTACCTGCTGCTTTGCATGCTGGCACTCATAGAAATCGAAACAACTACCTCCGTCGTTCCACAGACATTGTGCATATTGTGGTTCAATTGGAAAGGCATTACAATGGAAGGCTGCCTCACCCAAATGTTCTTCTTTCATACAGGTTCTATGACACACTCAGGTATCCTCGTGACAATGGCTTTCGATCGCTACGTTGCCATTTGTAACCCTCTGAGATACACCATCATCCTCAGCAATGCACGGCTAGCTAAGCTAGGCCTACTGGTTTTGATGAGAGCTGTTCTCATCTACCTGCCTATGCCCCTGCTCCTGTGGAGGCTGCCGTTCTGTGCCAACCGAATTATCCGCAATACTTACTGCGACCACATATCTTTGGTAAAGTTGTCATGTGGGGACATTACAGTCAACAGCCTGTATGGCTTGCTGATAGGATTTATAGTCAGTGGATTTGACCTAATGTTCATTGCTCTCTCCTACAGTCTGATCATTAAGGCCGTCCTCATGTCCTCCAAGAaagcccaccagaaagccctcaacacctgcacAGCCCATGTCTCTGTGATGCTCATGTCTTATCCTCCTGCCTATATCTCCATTATGACACACCGGTTTGGTCAAGGTATGGCTCCTCATGTTCACATCATTTTGGCCAACCTctatttcctcctccctcccttgctcaaCCCTATCGTGTATGGGGTCAAAAACAAAGAGCTTCGTGACAAAGTGGGCAAATACACTCGCAGAAGATGA